The sequence below is a genomic window from Sebastes fasciatus isolate fSebFas1 chromosome 18, fSebFas1.pri, whole genome shotgun sequence.
GGACCTTCCCGTCTCGTTGCCTTGAATGCCTTCGTTGGTTGGgctggttaagtttaggcatcaggaatgacattagttaggtttagggtagcagagtagggcgggtcacaCCTTCGCCATGGTAGGAAAATAATCAGTCCACTGGGGAGGTCCAATGACATCATTttacataataattagccaCGTGCTTCTGTTGGGGATAACAGGCTGTCGGGACATTTCGGGATATCATCTTAGAAGTGTTGTGTAGTTGGGTCAGTGGTTCTTGACCTGTATCTGGTAGTGATGAGAGATTCCTTCTGTGACAGGCACTGGGAAGACTCTTCTTGCCAGAGCAGTGGCCAGTCAGCTGGACTGTAACTTCCTCAAGGTGAGTGTCAGCACCGATGAGGACGCACTGTCACcctgcagtcagtcagtcagctgatgtgtctctgtgtgtgtgtggacaggtGGTGTCCAGCTCCATCGTGGACAAGTACATAGGTGAGAGCGCCAGGCTGATCAGAGAGATGTTCAACTATGCCAGAGACCACCAGCCCTGCATCATCTTTATGGATGAGATCGATGCCATCGGTGAGTGATGCTGAGGATTTCTCTCCTGGGGCTTTAGCATGTTCGCTGcgctttattgtttttattcatctcaTTTACTCAGCATGAACTGTtgtaaggcttttattgtgaagcagctgAAGCTTAAGTGTAGCCTTTGCTACTGCCAATACCTCGTACAAATGGAGCTATTGTATGTAAAGATATGTACACTTTGAATCCCCTCAAAGCCCCAGGATCCACTTAGAACCCATTACTAAAATATACCATAGAATAATATAAATAGAGGGAAATAAAAACTGAATAGATACTGAAAAGGGTATTGTATTAACGCTCTGAATATACACTGTTTTTCATCACGTCGGTACAGGGGTTGAGATTGTCCACTCGTTAGCACTGCCTCCCTCCTCACTCTATGTCCTCTGTCCTCATGTCCTCTGTCCTGTTCTGCTGTTGTCCCCTGCAGGCGGCCGCCGTTTCTCTGAGGGAACTTCTGCTGACAGAGAGATCCAGAGGACTTTGATGGAGGTAACTGAGTCACTTTTCTAATTCTCAGCCAATAGAAGTGTCTACTTGTTTTGCTAAGGGTTTTCCTCACAGCCATGTGACTCATGTACCAGGTGTAATATTTCTAGGCAGTAACATCAGCACAAACTGCTCACCTTCCGACACCTTCATCTAGTACCATTAGCTCTCAGACCCCTGGATGATTACATAGACTATTACATAGACTAGATGATTAGATAGACGATtaaatgcagtgtgtgtgtgtgtgtgtgtgtgtgtgtgtgtgtgtgtgtgtgtgtgtgtgtgtgtgtgtgtgtgtgtgtgtgtgtgtgtgtgtgtgtgtgtgtgtgtgtgtgtgtgtgtgtgtgtgtgtgtgtgtgtgtgtgtgtgtgtgtgtgtgtgtgtgtgtgtgtgtgtgtgtcctaccaGCTGCTGAACCAGATGGACGGCTTTGACACACTGCACAGAGTCAAGATGATCATGGCCACCAACAGACCGGACACTCTGGACCCAGCCCTGCTGCGGCCCGGCAGACTGGACCGAAAGATCCGTAAGATCTCTATTCCTGTCCATCACCTGTGTGTCATGTCCTCTGTGATCACACTCGGAAACACTCATGTCCTCTTCTGTCCATCAGACATCGAACTGCCCAATGAACAGGCTCGTCTGGACATCCTCAAAATCCACTCCAGTCCCATCACCAAGCACGGAGAGATAGGTTAGTGAGCCTCCTCTTCACACCCCCCTCCTCTGCTCGTTCTGATGGGCTCCTGTATGCACAACaaagactgcatgtgattatcataaagtgggcatgtctgtaaaggggagactcgtgggtacccatagaacccatttacattcacatatctggaggtcagaggtcaagggacccctttggaaatggccatgacagtttttagcGTAACTTGGTAGCGTTATTCAGCGTTCTTCCTGACATGCTAGCGTGACATGGTGGGTACCGATGGAGtcattagttttatatgatgatgaTATCTTCGCTCACTACAGCCACTGGAAAAATTAAAGTTGGCCGAGGGCGCTGgcgccctcaaggagtggaaggAAATGtgactggcaaaaaaaaaatccgatgTATGAGCCCTCCAGTCAGTTTGAGGTCAAATCTTTGATGAAagctaataaataataaaacaatcagGTCATTACCTCAATTTATACAGAACAGAAAACAATATGTTCTTCTGTAAAATATTGACAGGATGTCAAAGAAAACATCAACCACAACCCAAAGCTGTGAATGGATCTCAATCCAAATGTATTTAAAACACTGTCATCAGTAGAGATGCATCGATCCATCGGACACTGGTCCAAACCGGTCGTCAGATGACCGTCAGCTGACCGTCCGTGACAGGCGACCGGCCGATCAGCTGACATCCGTTCAGTTTCCACTGGTCATTTTTTGTCCACAAATTGAGGTAATGACCTCATTGTTTTTCCTATTTCTGTGCATTCATCAAAGGTTCAAACTGTCAGGCTTCGTACAATCCTAAAACCTGATCAATATAACGTGGCAACTTGTTATACATGTTGTttgggatgtccataattaaccgtttaaccgttaaccgacattaagcattttaaccgattaacgctatcggttaaaacggttaaaagtaatattaataattaactcaaaagctgagcggctcagaggagcggcttttCTCTTtgaggagaaaagctggtccaccttaacagcccaccttaaaaggcggagccggagttgcaggatacaggaagtcggacactgttggacactcgctaaagttccgccgggcagacacacagctgacaacctgctaaactaaactaaatgtgtggtggagacttttactgggaaagtggctgcatgtccgcgacactacacgcagcatcgtagctgctaagttaacgctcccggacggtgaactggagacagtgaacgcagcatcgtagctgctaagttaacgctcccggacggtgaactggagacagtgaacgcagcatcgtagctgctaagttaacgctcccggacggtgaactggagactcccgtcaacaaatatctgttgtgctcctgccaCTGGTAcgaggcactaatcttgtcggttaacggttaataatcggttaacgagggtcggttatcggttaagaacatttttcaaaatgagcatccctacaCTGTTGTACCTTTACAGTACACAGGTAGCTATAAACTTTGTCTGAAAGTGGCTCAGCTTCAGTGATGCCACCAGTAAAACCAGCTTTAATCTGTAGATAATAGACATTATCAGCACTAACCGTGAGATGGTGAAGGTTAGACATTAttcctacagacagacagacagacagacagacagacagacagacagacagacagacacagacagacagacagacagacgctgCAGCAGTACAGCTCCTGTGATTCTCTTTGGTTCTTTTCAGATTATGAAGCCATTGTGAAGCTGTCAGACGGTTTCAACGGAGCTGATCTGAGAAACGTGTGCACAGAAGCAGGTCGGTTACTGGTCATCATCGGTATCATCATTAGCTTCATGTCCTCGGTTCGTGttgctcatgtgtgtgtgtttgtttgcaggtCTGTTTGCCATCCGTGCCGACCGTGAGTACGTCACTCAGGAAGACTTCATGAAAGCTGTGAGGAAGGTGGCCGATTCAAAGAAGCTGGAGTCCAAACTGGACTACAAGCCTATATAAACCCTCTGTGTCATAGTCCTAGTCCTTTTCTCctatttttcattacattttcatGGATTTGCTGTGTTCCATACTTCAAGGTCAAcagtttgtttatgtgtgtgggaAGCGACATTAGAAAAAGTACATGGTCTTCACTTGTTAGTCTGACCTGCCTTTTTTAAACTGTGGATCTAAAAGGCTGATCATTCTGACATCCCACTAAACACTCAATAAAATAACTGTGTACTGAATATATATACCATTACATGGAAACGTCTGCgtctttctttcctctcatgACCTTTAAGAGATTCAGCATCTCAGTGACTGCAGGGTGGAAGTTTGCTGCTGACCTTGGAGAGTAGATTTCTTCAGTATGACAGTAATCCAGTGCTAGTGGTCTGTACATCCATGGGTACACTGCAGACAGGAGGGCTGTGCATTGGCAACAATCTGGCAATACCATACATATCCCGATACAGGGGTAACCATTCAATATATTGAAATATATTGCgctactgtaagcaaggtgatgtattgcgatttttttatgaatctaattttaggaaaactggtatataaacacaccatatgtataaaatatgaGTCAAAAATATagtcactatgtgaaatgtctcctatagggactaacatcatcacacatgaatacagttgagctcattggatccaccagagtctcagctttactgtgatacccaatttatgaaattcaagactgtttagggaccccaggatgcagaaatattcagatacaccattttagaataggagacaataacacatttatactgcatgggattatcataaagtgggcatgtctgtaaaggggagactcgtgggtacccatagaacccaattacattcacatatctggaggtcaaggGACTAGGGGTGGAATGGTACAGTAAATTCACAGGTCAGTATGTACCTCAGTTTTGGGGTCACAGTTCGGTATGTTTTCGGTacaagagggggaaaaaaactagccaaattaatattttaaaaatgttgacattGTAAAGTGGCTCATCggctataataataattcttACTGTAACAGTTAAGGCACTCAAATAGGCTACTGTACTGACATATTGccaataaaagataaataaaaatagtatCCTAGATgtgtgtaatgtaaatgtaatgctcGATCATCACCGCCACGGCAAGCGCGTTCAACAAAATCTCAAAGCTTTGCCGTCTCGCATCATCTCGTGGACCAACATCGTCGGTGCTCGGGTCTAATTAAATTCAAATACTACACTAAAATATAGAGTATCTGTAATCCTTCAAACAGCCACCCAGATCACGGAGCCCTGATCTTCTCACTCATAGAAACAGTAACACATAATGTCAAAATCAATTCTTTTAATATACATATTCCTTCCAGTTCATCGTGAAGTCACCTTCATTAACGGAATCCAGTTGATTGTCTGTGGTCAATAAATACTGCTCTGGTCCTGTCAGAGGTCAAACCATAAATACATTCACAGAATGGAATAAACATAACTAATGTGAACACTCTTTAGTTATCTACATCCTTCTTTTCTTGCTCTGTGATCTCAAACTGATCTGCTGTCAGGTCAACTTTAAATGAGTCTCTGGTCACAACAACGCATTTTCTAGCCCATAATATACCATCAATTACTTCTATGAACCATAGCACATTAAATAGTACATGTGTGTCTGAGAGTGTAACCATGGAAGTGTTTAACTGTAACCATAGAAACACAGGTTACAGTATCTGTGGACTGATTCTGGAGGACCAGTTCTATCGTGTGTTTCTCTGCAGTTGGTCCATTATGAGTCAGTGCTGAagctcatacagtatatcataataataatcattattttatttgtagagcacttttcaagcccaaagcacaaagtgctttccaaggaaattcacatcatagacagcagaatacattgaaacataaataatgaaataaaaaacaatagaaacaaGCATATATCATCATGTACACTATCTGCAGTGTACATGAGAGCAGCTACATTCATGCTGAACACTAATGATACATGCTGATAGTACTGTTTAAATTACACTTATAATGAAAGGTCAACAGCAAACTAACACATAAAATAACAGACTGAACATCTGTCATCGCCACGGCAACACCGCTCCTGTATCCCAAATCCCAAATATTTCATATAAAGACATATTTCTCTTTGTGGCCTTATGAAGTCACCGTTTACCTGCTGTTGGACGTCACTTCCTCTTAGTATAAAGTACacaatgtatactgtatacagtatgtacttccTACTGTATACATTGTgtactttatactgtatatattgtgtactttatactactttatagtacatactgtatacagtataaagtacacgctatatacagtataaagtacacactgtatacagtataaagtaCACACTGTATACAGTGTCGACCTTTGATTTCCCTTCATTGTGCtctgatgatgataatggtggttgggtggttggctggttgggtggttgggtggttgggtggttgggtggttgggtggttggttggttggtgggttggtttgttggtcggtggttgggtggttgggtggttggttgggtggttgggtggttggttggttgggtggttgggtggttgggtggttggttgggtggttggttggttggttggttgggtggttgggtggttggttgggtggttgggtggttggttggttggatggttgcTTGCTTGGTTGGTGGTTGGTTGCTTGGTGATATTTCTCTGTTCATTTCATGTCACAGAGTCACAGGACAGGACTGTTACTTCTCTTATGTCTAGGACATTTTGTAGTTGTTTGTAGTTCACTGTTTATTTTCATGTTACATCTCCCAACTTctattgtatataaatatatattattatattatatatatatataatataaattatattattattatatacataagCATCAAATGACTGGCAGCTACCCTGGAACTTCGTATTTTTATAGGTTGGATGCATTGATTTCTCTCTGACTAATGGTTGATCAGACCCAGGGGCATCATGGACAATGATGCATATTATCTGGTTCAGCATGGAGTCAGTGTTGTGCAGccggtcctggtcctggtcctggtcctggtccctGTGTCAGGGTGAAGGACTCCTGGACGAAGGCCCTGCAGATGGGACAGTGTTGGAAGTGTGACACGCAGccgtcacacacacaggcgTGTCTGCAGGGCAACAACACCTGGTTCACTGCTGCGTTCTGACACACCACACAGTCTCTGCCCCCCCCCTCGGACCAGTCCTCCTCCGGCTCCACCGggcccgcctcctcctcctgctcctcctcctcctcctcggctccACCGGGTCGGCTACTCTGCTCGGAGTCAAGAGGCTCAGACGCCCCCCCGCTGTCAGCTGACATGAAGAGAGGCtgcaggagacaggagacaggagacaggagacaggagacaggagacagggggcaggagacaggagacaggagacaggaggcaggaggcaggaggcaggaggcaggaggcaggaggcagggggcaggaggcaggaggcaggaggcaggaggcaggaggcaggAGATAGGGGGCAGGAGGCAGGAGaaaggagacaggagacaggaggcaGGAGACATGGGGGCAGGAGGCAGGAGACAGGGGggcaggaggcaggaggcagAAGACAGgaggcaggagagaggagacaggaggcaggagacaggagagaggagacaggagaaAGGAGGCGGGAGACATGAGGCAGGAGACAGGAGGCAGGAGACAGGATATAGGGGGCAGGAGGCAGGAGAcaggaggcaggaggcaggaggcaggaggcaggaggcaggaggcaggAGACAGGAGATGGGGGCAGGAGATGGGggcaggaggcaggaggcaggaggcaggaggcaggaggcaggaggcaggaggcaggagaaaggagacaggagacaggaggcaGGAGACATGGGGGCAGGAGGCAGGAGACGGGggcaggaggcaggaggcagAAGACAGgaggcaggagagaggagacaggaggcAGGAGACAGGAGAAAGGAGGCGGGAGACATGaggcaggagacaggagacaggagacaggaggcaGGAGACAGGATATAGGGggcaggaggcaggaggcaggaggcaggagacaggaggcaggaggcaggaggcaggagacaggaggcaggagacaggaggcaggaggcaggaggcaggagatgggggcaggaggcaggagacaggagacaggaggcaggaggcaggaggcatgagacaggagacaggagacaggagacaggagacagggcAGGAGAAAGGAGGCAGGAGAAAGGAGGCAGGAGAAAGGAGAAAGGAGACAGGACATCAAGATCATGTTAACTGTTCACAGGTACTACTACTCTAACAGAACCACACTGACTCATAGTGATGTCTTCAAACTGATCCCAGGGCAGGCTAGGAGACGTGCACAGTTAAAACAAGTTCCCCTGAACAAAGAAACTTAAGGTTACTTAACGTAACCCCGGTTCTTTGATAACAGAGTGAGGTGTTTCACCATAGGAATCGCCTCGGTGTGACAAACTAAGGAAGCTCCAATGACACAATGTCTGTCATTGACAGACAGGTTGAACTGTGTTAGGGCTACGCACCCTCATATTAACACAGTCGACCTCCCCTCACAAATCATTCTAGACCGGTTTCTTTCCGTGTCTATGCAAGGAGGGAAGTGATGGTGAAACACCTCACTCTGTTATCAAAGAACCGGGGTTACGTTAAGTAACCTTAAGTTCTTTTTCTAACTTCGTTCGGTGTTTCACTATTGGAGATATAGACCACTCCCGTATTGCATACGTTTCCCGAAGCCATAAACAATAAGCCAGACAGTGAACATCACACCGACCCTGGTCTGTTTGGCTCTAGCACAGCCTGTGCCAAGGATGGCCCCGAGACATCCAGCCTGTAGAACCTTAAAAAGTGTGAGGCGTAGCCCAGCTCGCTGCAGCACAAATGTCCTGCACCGAAACTCCCTTGAACAGGGCCCATGAAGTGGCCAT
It includes:
- the psmc6 gene encoding 26S proteasome regulatory subunit 10B, coding for MMADGREKALQDYRKKLLEHKEIDGRLKELREQLREQTKQYEKSENDLKALQSVGQIVGEVLKQLTEEKFIVKATNGPRYVVGCRRQLDKSQLKPGTRVALDMTTLTIMRYLPREVDPLVYNMSHEDPGSVSYSEIGGLSEQIRELREVIELPLTNPELFLRVGIIPPKGCLLYGPPGTGKTLLARAVASQLDCNFLKVVSSSIVDKYIGESARLIREMFNYARDHQPCIIFMDEIDAIGGRRFSEGTSADREIQRTLMELLNQMDGFDTLHRVKMIMATNRPDTLDPALLRPGRLDRKIHIELPNEQARLDILKIHSSPITKHGEIDYEAIVKLSDGFNGADLRNVCTEAGLFAIRADREYVTQEDFMKAVRKVADSKKLESKLDYKPI